From Chryseotalea sp. WA131a:
GCGCGTTCGCGGGGCTTGCGCATAACGGCTAAGTTTGTGACGGCTGCGGTCTTCGGAGCGCGTCTCTGTCGCACGTGGCCGAGCTAAATTAAGAAAAACAAACCGAATAACCGCAACGACCCCGCAGCTGGCATAAACTTTTTGTTATGCGAACAGCCCCAGAAACTTTTCAGGGGCCGAAAAACCGTCCAACGTGGCGGGTGCGCCTACGTCCCTGTCCCGGAGCGGTGAAGCGTGGCGCAGTGAAGAAATTGTCGACCGCGTCACCGTCCCCACGCAATGCTGAACCAATTTGAAAAGCTGCAAAACAAATAAGCAAAGGCGCGGGATGAATTTCATTTTGCGGTTTCAAAATCCTGTGCGTTCGCGGGGCTTGCGTATAACATCAGTATATCCGCAACTCGTTGCGGATATACCGCCAAATATAAGGAATACCCGCAATAGAGTTGCGGGTATTTCACTTATAGCTTCGGGGACTGATCATACTATCTATACTCACTTTTGCCTGTTTTTATGCTTCAAAAGTGCAATTCTCTTGCTAAAATTCCAAGCCATCCAATGGGCTTTTAATCCCGCTCAAGGCTCTGCTTGTCACATGCGTATACACTTCTGTGGTTTTACTGCTGCTATGACCCAGCAGTGTTTGAATATAACGCAAATCGGTACCGTTTTCCAGCAAATGTGTGGCAAAGCTATGGCGCAATGTGTGCACCGTAGCGGGTTTGCCAACACCCGCTTTCTCTAATGCTTCTTTTACCACCGCCTGCATACTCCGCTCACTATAGGGGCCTCCATCTAGCCCTTCAAAAAGATATTCTTTTGGTTGATACGCCTTGTAATATTCACGAAGCAGCGGCAGCATCTTTTCCGATAATAGCGAATACCGATCTTTTTTTCCCTTTGCCGCAGCAATCTTTATCTGCATGCGTTTACTGTCAAGGTCGGTCACGCGCAGGTTAAGCAACTCACTAATTCGCAGCCCCGCAGAGTAACACATCATAATAAGTAGCTTATGCTTTAAGTTTACGGTCGCCTTTATCATGGCCTGAATCTCCTCTACGGACAGCACCGAAGGCAACTTTTGCTCTTTAAGGGGCCGTTCCAATTGATAGAAT
This genomic window contains:
- a CDS encoding site-specific integrase, which gives rise to MDEKQKKALQDFCTTQNLSLVWENEIDRKRVKPRIPAYTISNYRNCPDAMIEKLETMRYSANTIKTYRQLFAEFINYYPNKAIDDITEPEIVAYIRYLVKERGISISYQNQAINAIKFYYEKVAGGVRKFYQLERPLKEQKLPSVLSVEEIQAMIKATVNLKHKLLIMMCYSAGLRISELLNLRVTDLDSKRMQIKIAAAKGKKDRYSLLSEKMLPLLREYYKAYQPKEYLFEGLDGGPYSERSMQAVVKEALEKAGVGKPATVHTLRHSFATHLLENGTDLRYIQTLLGHSSSKTTEVYTHVTSRALSGIKSPLDGLEF